TCGGCTCCTctcttctggcaggcgctacagaactttgcttactaaaactgccagacacagaaacagtttcttttcccagaacaatcaccctgattaacaactcaccataattatattcactgcttcatatcatAAGTACTgaattatcagaactgtcagacatcacatcatctgtatatgttacacacaactgctgctatatattgtacaaaaagcataatatttgcacttcccacactttatgtacataactgatcagtcatatattctgtattcatattcagctaccaaatctgatctcagaagactacagagggtagtccggactgctgagcgaaccattggcacaactctccccactctccaagacctgtacttctccagagtgagcaaaagggcaaagacaatcactctggacccctcacatccagcacactccctctttgaactgttgacatctggtcgacgctacagagccttgagcaccagaacgaccagacataggaacagtttcttccctcaggcaatccatctgatgaacacttaacatacacagagcacacactattttcacactgtatttacttaaaatatatactatgtatatttcaattgaacatttcacacttgtacatttgtacatacaaattgcccatattgtatatttcaattgctcatttcacacttgtacatttgtacatacaaattgcccATATTGTATATTTCAATTGCTCATACAAATTGCCTGTATTGTATAgaaattcctcgcatgtgaaaagatgcctggcaataaagctctttctaattctgattccgattctgattctgatagtctgtattatcttgtatagtagagtattatttatgtctgtacttttgagagtcacaaacagctggaaccaaattccttgtgtgtgtcaacacacttggccaataaatctgattctgattctggtgaAGCAAACCATCAATCAGTGCTTTATATGGATAGGGGAACTAAAAGGATAGGCATACAATTGTTTGGATTTAATGAGGATAATAAAATGGGTTAATGATATTTTCATACATAAACATCAGTTTATTTGTTTCGTTATTTGAACTTTATTGATTCAACATGATTTTGGGAGAAATTTTATAGGACTTTATAGGGGGATTGTGGGTCAGTAAAGAAGgtcatttatcattttataacttataataataataataataataacaataataataataatcaaatgataataataatgataataataatttaataataataatgtgatgataataattgaaaaatagcaataataataataataacttactaataataataataataatttactaataatagtaacaacaacaacaacaacaataataataataacaatatccTAAACACAGATAATTCTTCTGATACATAAATACAGATGTACGTAACATACATGTGCTCTGAATGAATTAGTTTTGCCCTAAAAGGGAGGTAAAGCGTCACAGCGTCACTGCGGCTTCAGGCGCCATATTTGTTTGGGGCAGTTGAGTGTGAGCCGCTGCGTCAGCTGGTGGATCTTTAACTGGGTCAACAAACGCGGACAAAAACAAGCCTCAGTCCCTTTTTTCTGCACTTAAGGGCTGGACAAGATGGAGCTCACCCTGAGCCTCgtcctgactgtgtgtgtatgtgctgctGTGAGAGGAGATGGAGATAATGGACACATCGCTGGAGCTCTTGGAGCTCCGGTGCGTTTGACCGACTCGGACCCCGGACTTGTGAAAGCACTAGAGTTCGCTGAGCGACGCTACAACATGCTGTCTAACGGGATGCACATCCGCAGAGTCACCAAAATAATCTCTGCCACCAGGCAGGTGAGACACTGCacctttatttatattcagGAATGATGTTAATGTTCAGACAGATAAGTCACACGTATGGCGTTAAGCTGCAGTTCGGGTTCTAGAGGCTTTGTTTTGTAAACAGGTCAATGATTTAGCGTCAAGCACAAATACATTGGTTCAGCCGCACAGCCACAACATGTTCACGTGCCTCAACCTTGCACTCATTTTGCGCAATAAAATGCTGTAGAATTTTGCTAAAGCAGAAGCAAGTGGCCAGAAAACTGTGCTGTAAGATTGTGGCTTCAGCCTGTGATTCTGTAATGCGATTGTGTAATTTATTAGCGCTTACAAGGCGTCTTTCCTGGCAGTGCACACTACTAATGAACTACATAACATGTTATTACACAGTTATAATCACAATCTTGGCATCAATAGTCTATGTTTAACATAAGTAGCAGGTCTGTGTataattatttctctctctctctctctctctctctctctctctctctctctctctctctctctctttgtgtgtgtgtgtgtgtgtgtgtatgtgtgtgttaaacagctTGTTAAGGGAGTGAGATACAGCATCACTGCAGAAATTGGACGAACTCAGTGTAAGAAATCTGCAGAGTTCCATGTTACAGAGGACTGTAAAATTTTCCAAGAGTCACAGAAACGGAAGGTGAGCAAACCTGGGTGTAGGAGAGGGTTAATAATAAGTTATGATAATAATATcatcaacaacaataacaacaacaacaacaacaacaataataataataataataataataacaatagatTTGCAAACAGTGTTTCTGAGATACACTTAACATTTACTGCCACCCTGATTGTTCAACCTATTGCATCACAGAGGAAAAGAACAGCATAAACTCCCAATAtatttaacaacaaataaaaagagaaatacagTAGAGGAGAACAATAACATacattgtataatatatatctCCTCATAGGAATGGTTTACTTGTCTGAAGTTTAAATGAATTCACGTCACTTTATAATAGAACTGAATCGTGAGTTTTTATTCTAATGCTGTAAACGATCATCTGTCAGAACAGTTGCATCTCCCTTGTGGTCTCACACAGTTGTCAAACCTGTAAACTTTTCCCTAAAACAAACATGACTCAGCAATTTGTAGCACTAAACAGGAACTGGAGACTTTGCTGTTTATCCTGATTTTCTTCCCCCCAAGACGATGATCATGTGGTTTAGGATCCTGTGAGGAACACTTATATCAATCTTGTGTGTTTGCAGGTTTACTGTTCTTGTCACATCAGTTATGAAACCAATACATCTTCCTTatgctcttatttatttaatctctcttgttctctcagacagaggtgtgtttgtttgaagtGTGGAACATTCCCTGGGAGAACAAGACCACTCTTCTCAAACAGAAATGCCAGCCTGTAGGTCAgtaagtgctctctctctctctctcacacacacacagacacacacacacacacacacaagtctgcACTGACAGCTACACTTCTCTGGTAAGCATTTGACcacagaaaacaacaaagaaaaaaatgaaatatttatttcattttaagttACATTTTGTACTGAAACGTGTTACAAACAAAGCTTCATAGTTGAGCACTGCGTGGTGTTGCTGCCTCAGAGCTCCAGGATTATTAAACTGAAGTTATTGTGAGTTTCAGGCTTTTAAGGTATTGAGTCAATAGTATAATCTGAATAAGTTGATTTTTATTGTTACTTTACTGACTTTCATCTGCTTCATTCTTTAGTTCGAAAGGAGACTAAAAACATTGTAcatgtccctctctctcatgcCAAGCCCAGCCAGGTAATATGAAGAAAATGCATATTAAGTGATAGAAAAAGACATCAACAGTCTATATTTTATAGATAAACTCTATAACATGATGTTTCCATGATCTTCTTCAGGAATCTGTAGACCTTCTGATGCAGTTCAAAGACTTCATGGTCAAATACAACCGCACTTACGCCTCTCAGGATGGTAACCACCCACACTACGTTTATTCTAATTCTTATTATACAGTGTGAACTAACTCGTCTCATTCTGCTTGAATGCATTATTGCACTTGATCTTCTGTCAGTATACAGTGGTGTACTGGTACTATGAAATACAATACACATTGAAAATAATGCTGATATTTAagaaaatctttaaatgaagCCCTTGACTCCTTCAGAGGCTGAGAAGCGCCTGGGGATTTTCCAACAGAATCTAAAAACAGCACAGACTCTGCAGGCTCTGGACCAGGGAACAGCAGAATACGGTGTGACCAAATTCAGTGAcctgacaggtgtgtgtgtgtgtgtgtgtgtgtcatgttctCATTATACAGGTATTAtattccaataaatatttttcaagaCATGGCATTTCTTATATATTACAGATCAGACAGCATTAGCAGATCAGGGCTaagattctaagaatgatctcaaagagctttaaataaaaaaaaaaacaggagcgcttttaaaatctggtttaTTATAAGCCTTcgctttgtctctatgttaagatatatAGGCTATATCCTGTAGGGATTATGTTTGTGACTGATCATATTGGAGATGCACTAACATCTGTAagttacaaatgtaataaatgtaatgtatgttAATATAAACATCTTTGACACAGCATGGAAATATCATAGAACCAAATTATATCGTTTCAGCTCTGTGTAAGAGATCTTAGTGTTTAAGACCATAGCAGCAGAATATTTAGATGCATATATGGCATTTCTGCGCTGTGTCTGAgttgttatctctaatatgatcggtcaaaAAAAGAATCCCTAtacgatctaatctgtagcatcttattaactcactatcataataaatattgtttgcAACACATTTCTTGTCCCTCTTCACATTTTCTCCTttgctaaagaaactcttaaaccTCTTACAAGTCCTCCTCTCTGCTcataacactttttgaccttatgggCTCTTTTaggggttaagatgctttatgaatagcttttatctttactaggatcttctctttaattttaaggggaaacacccacatttctaagaattcaCACTATTCCAGGCtgatatgtacagtacagttgcCAGAACActgttctctttcttctcttctgaaAGTGATGGTAAAACCTATTCCACCTGTCAATCTCtgcctcttttttctctttttctgtgatGTAGAGGATGAGTTCAGAATAATTTACCTGAACCCCATGTTGAGTCAGTGGAGCCTTCAGAAACAAATGAAGCCAGCAGCTCCAGTGAGTAAGGCAGCTCCAGACAGCTGGGACTGGAGAGACCACGGAGCTGTCAGTAGTGTCAAGAACCAGGTCAGAGACAATGATCCACCTAATGGGAAGCATTTGCCCTGAGTTAACCAGTCAGGATATATGTTTGATTTAGAAATCATAATGACTTAAGATTAATTTAGCTTCTGGTGACAGAAATGACTTCATGTCAATGATTGAACTACTCTAAATAGGTCGGGCTCGAGCAGTAAATATGTGTCTTAAAGCTAtcatttattaactttttttagCACTGGTGTTCCATTTTGCCCATGAAATAGAAATGAAgttatcagacatttttaattagtATATACAAAGGCCATTTAGCATTAGTCTAATATTAGACCTACATTATGCAGAAAACTGTTGGGTTTCTGGGTGTAGAGTATAATGAGTCTGCGTTTAGCTGCTGGTAGTCTCCATAGCAGCCTGACTGACATTCAAAGCAACCAGTTTGCAAAAGTGACACACGTCTCCTGGACATCCTGTAAagtccagccaatcagaaaatgatTTAGGAACTCTTGAATTGTTTCCAATTTTGTGCCGTATGCATCAGATGTTCATATAACGGTGCATGGGCATGACGTCTGAGGCTAAGACTAAGGTGCTACTGATCAGggtgatgagaaaaaaaacaggaaaatggGCAAACAAACCAAACCTCTCCAAAATAAATCTAGCACAGAGATAAAATAGACGGCTTTATTgattgtaaacactgtatataacagcCACAATAAAATTTAAGCCTTGTATTATagctaaaaaaattaaataaaatgcaaattctCAAAGCCATTAACCACTAGTTCGGAATGTGACATCATGGGTACTGAACACAGGCCCCCCAAAAAACAGCCATAGTTAGTTTTTTGAcctatgataaaaaaataaaataaaatggagctggcaggcaggaggcaaagaggaaggccaaagaggaggtatatggatgtaattaatgaggatatgaagctagtgggtgcaagtgttgagatgcagaagatagggataggtggagagagctgattcgctgtggcgacccctgaagggaaaagccgaaagaagaagaagatgcatGTTGATCATACATTAGTTTCATGGAGATAATTGTTTCTAATGATTGTGATGATTACGTACCCAACAAAGTTTATAGACTGATAGTTTTCTTAGTTCGTGACATAATGAACCAGTATCAGGTTGTATTCATTGCTAGAAACTTCAAAGTTCTTCTATAggttgctctgaataagggtgtctgttaaatgtcatacatgtaaatgtaatgatttcTGAATACTGTGTCTGGTTCAGGGATTCTGTGGCTCTTGCTGGGCTTTTTCTGTCACTGGGAACATTGAAGGCCAATGGTTCAAGAAAACTGGACAACTACTGTCGCTCTCAGAACAAGGTGaggatttattaataaatgaaactgaaattaatatataatatttttaattgtgtaGGGAATACAGTATACAGGGCAtggcattaaaataataatgaatgacaGAGCATTGTGGTTTGTcctgatcagaatcagaatcaggtttattggccaagtgtgttgacacacataagtaatttggttccagctgtttgtgactctcaaaagtacagacataaataacactatactatacaagataatacagtcTATATAAgaaaatgcagatgtgatacaatagatattatgagtattaaatatacagaatatatgactgatcagttatgtacataaagtgtgggaagtgcaaataacaatagtGTGCAATATTATgatttttgtgcaatatacagcagtagtagtgtgtgtaacatatacagatgatgtgatgactgacagttctgataattcagtacttatagatatgaagcagtgaatataattatggtgagttgttaatcagggtgattgcctggggaaagaaactgtttctgtgtcaggcagttttagtaagcaaagttctgtagcgcctgccagaagggagaagctgaaagaggttgtgtccagggtgtgaagggtcagtggtgatttttcctgcccggtttctggttcttgtctcgtacaagtcctggagagtgggcagggggcaccaattattttttctgctgttttaaccgtgcgttgcagtctgtttctgtcctgatttgttgctgctccaaaccagatggtgatggatgtgcacaggacagattctatgactgcagtgtagaacagcatcaacagctcctgtggcagaaaatacttccttaattggcaTAGAAAGTACTGGTGGGtctttcaggtcttgggaaatggtagtgcccagaaacttgaaggcctccacagatgacaccgggctgttgaaTATTGTGAGAgcgagtagtgttgaggggtctttcctaaagtccactatcatctccacagttttgagggtgtttagctctagactgttctgactgcaccatagcaacagccatttctgattattttccaataacagcatgacTGCAATACTGCAATTTATAATTGATTAATAAAGATGTTAATATGGCTAATAATAAAGGGCCCTCCCTTAGCTATGAGCCCCTGCCTGCCAGTCCTACCCCTATCTTTGTTAAGGTTAGGGGTACACCTTGATGGCATCAGTCTTCTTTGCTTGTGGTTTTAGTAAACCCAACCGATGCAGTAGCCCAGGTACAGTGCCTCGGACAGCCCCAAATAGCATTTGTGGGGGTTAGCCGTCAGTCCGGCCTTCCGGAAGGCTCCAAGAACCTCTCCCAGATGGAATAAGTGGCCAGGCCACATGGCTGGGCCGGACAATTAAAAGCCCATTTCTGGGCGTGCTGGGCTTCCTCCACAATTGCTCCTTCACTTCACTCAATCGGTCTCACTTGATGATCAGTCCTCATCTACCACCTTTTGTTAACATCCTCTACAGCGTCTGATTGAACCGCTCCACAAGTCCATCAGTCTGTGGGTGGTAGACGGACGTCCTCAGCTGCTTAAACTGCAACAGCCGACACGGATCCACCATTAGTCTATACATAATTTACCTTGATCCGTGAGCCTGTCCTTCGGGATCCCAACCCAGCAGAAGAGTGTGAGGAGCTCCCTGACGATGTTCAGAGAGGTGGCCTTCCATAGTGGGACTGCCTTGGGGTATCGAGTAGTGTAGTCTTCAATCATGAGGATGTACTCATGGCCCCGGGCTGACTTTGGAAGTAGGCCGACGAGATCTATGCCGATCCTCTCAAATAGTACGTAGATGATAGGTAGGGGGATGAGGGGCGCAGGTGCAGGTTTCATGGGGGAAGTCCGCTGGCACTGGGCACGAGCCCAGTGTGGATCGATCCCGCAGTTTCTCCAGGGTGTTTTGGGCTCAAGGTGTCCCCCTAGAGGGCAAAATAGGCCAGTTGAGGGTCTCCGCTGAGTAGGCAAATCCTGCTTAGGCCAGGCCTCCTGTTCCGCAGTACGGTCAAATCTGTCCAGAAAAGCAGTTTGCTTAGTATGGACTGAGCATCACGGTCAGGATCAGGGAAAGGGATTGTCGCTGCCTTTGATCCAGCAGCAGTAATTTCAGCAGCTCCTGGGTCACCGCATGCTGGTGTAAGATGTACTGCGTTAAGTGCTGCCCTGCCTCGCACCCTAATCCAGTGGCACTGATTGTGGTGCTGTAGTGCTGAGTAGCATTGTCAGCTGCTCACTGCCCATGGTGCTGATCTGGCACCTTTTCCCTTCctttttatcttgttttatcCTGTTGGGGTGAGGAGCGGCTTTTCTGTTGCGTCACACGGTTAACATTCACTTattttatagcagctataaacacttaTCCCTTCATCAGCCTTTTCCCACTTCTATCTTGAAATACAAAATCACAGTTTGCCTTATtaccaaaaaaacagaaagcacaaAACTTCCCTTTCCTGCATTGTTTGCCATAGTGGAAATGTTCCATAAGGTTCAATAAATGTCTCTTTACAGAAGGCTCGAGtagttattatttgtattatttggtAACATACAACATGTTGTGGTCTcagattgtgttgtgtgtttatcatAAAGTtcctgtgtatgagctgttactgtagaatataagtataatataaacctgtatTATCAGAGCTAccattgtaaaataaatcaacaaattcTGAGTCATCAGATCTACAAATCCAACAACAATGTGGtataaaattcaattaaacGTTTTTTGCACTGTATAGAAAATCAcaggtttgtatgtgtgtgtttcagagctgGTGGACTGTGATAAGCTGGATCAAGCTTGTGGAGGTGGGCTTCCATCCAATGCATACGAAGCTATTGAAAACCTTGGTAAGAAATTGCAAAGAAAGCAAAAATTGTGTACCAGTGACGCATAACATGTTGTTTTTATACTTTGTGTAATTTGCCAAACTCTTTATCAGACATTGATCTAATCTATATTCATCCCTTTCCAGGAGGTCTTGAGACAGAGGCAGACTACAGCTACACAGGACACAAGCAGAAGTGTGACTTTTTCTCTGGGAAAGTGGCAGCTTACATCAACAGCTCTGTAGAACTGCCCAAGGATGAAAACGGTGAGAAAAGGAAGACGGGGTACAACAACACATGCTGTTTATCCAAATATTCACTTCCTTTATGACAAATACAAACATCttctatttatattatataataaataattttactgaTGATAATAATTTTTACTGAGAAATCTGATTTtgacaataatttattttatttttcatgggTTTATAATTTTACAGTTTCATAAAGATTTTTTGAAATTAAATGATTGAATTAGACATtgaaatctttattattatcattatcatcattattattatcattaataataatgatgataatgataataataataataataataatattatatttattattagagaTGAGCTTGAGTATGGCTCTACTCATTTGATAATAGAGTCGGATagaaacatcataaaaatgGAATTAATGAGGtaaaaaaggtaaagaaaatatatttaataaaataaaatagaacagaTAGGGCATATAGCAGTAGTATTTAAATACAGTGATTAGATATCACAGAATTTCTTTATTGTTAAATAACTGCACAACAGGTTGCCCTTGTTTTGGACTAACATATCCACTACTTATATCTTATCTGGACATGAGCAAATGCACATATTACGAATATTGGTCAGTTTTATAAATTTACAGATTTGGCCACACGGATCAATTTTATCCAGTGATTAATCCAATACAATTTTAATCttcattaaattaataattttataatgaaGATATCATGCCATATTGTGTAACCGAATACATAGATCGGAATATTGATTGTATCATTAGTTTACACATTAACATATATGTAACACAATAAGAATctaaattgtgtttgtgtgtgtttagatattGCTGCTTGGCTGGCTGAGAATGGACCTGTC
The Tachysurus vachellii isolate PV-2020 chromosome 13, HZAU_Pvac_v1, whole genome shotgun sequence genome window above contains:
- the ctsf gene encoding cathepsin F — its product is MELTLSLVLTVCVCAAVRGDGDNGHIAGALGAPVRLTDSDPGLVKALEFAERRYNMLSNGMHIRRVTKIISATRQLVKGVRYSITAEIGRTQCKKSAEFHVTEDCKIFQESQKRKTEVCLFEVWNIPWENKTTLLKQKCQPVVRKETKNIVHVPLSHAKPSQESVDLLMQFKDFMVKYNRTYASQDEAEKRLGIFQQNLKTAQTLQALDQGTAEYGVTKFSDLTEDEFRIIYLNPMLSQWSLQKQMKPAAPVSKAAPDSWDWRDHGAVSSVKNQGFCGSCWAFSVTGNIEGQWFKKTGQLLSLSEQELVDCDKLDQACGGGLPSNAYEAIENLGGLETEADYSYTGHKQKCDFFSGKVAAYINSSVELPKDENDIAAWLAENGPVSAALNAFAMQFYRKGVSHPLRILCNPWMIDHAVLLVGYGERNGVPFWAIKNSWGEDYGEKGYYYLYRGSSLCGINKMCSSAVVN